One window of the Chryseobacterium sp. CY350 genome contains the following:
- a CDS encoding MBL fold metallo-hydrolase, whose product MKLKFLGTGTSQGVPVIGCTCEVCISKNPKDKRFRSSAMVTTDENKKILIDCGPDFRQQMLINNESHIDIALLTHEHNDHVIGLDDMRPLIFKSGKNMPLYSSERVGNEVKNRFAYAFVDERYPGAPAFDLHTIENKAFEVLDIKITPIEVIHYKITVFGYKFKNLAYITDAGFISETEKEKLKNLDVLILNCIRKFDPHPAHFVLADVIKLYEELKPKKLFLTHISHHFGLHDIEDKLLPDGIHLAYDGLEIKF is encoded by the coding sequence ATGAAGTTGAAATTTTTAGGAACCGGAACTTCTCAGGGCGTTCCCGTTATTGGCTGTACTTGTGAGGTATGTATCTCAAAAAACCCGAAAGACAAACGTTTCAGATCATCTGCAATGGTAACCACCGATGAAAATAAAAAAATTCTCATCGATTGCGGACCAGATTTCAGACAGCAAATGCTTATTAATAATGAAAGTCATATAGATATCGCATTACTTACCCATGAGCATAATGATCATGTGATTGGTCTTGATGACATGCGGCCGCTTATTTTTAAAAGCGGAAAAAATATGCCACTTTACAGCAGCGAAAGAGTAGGAAATGAAGTTAAGAATCGCTTCGCATATGCCTTCGTTGATGAAAGATATCCGGGAGCACCGGCATTTGATCTGCATACAATTGAAAATAAAGCTTTTGAAGTTTTAGATATTAAAATTACTCCGATTGAAGTCATTCATTATAAAATAACAGTATTTGGATATAAATTCAAAAACTTAGCATACATTACAGACGCAGGTTTTATTTCTGAAACTGAAAAAGAGAAGTTAAAGAATTTGGATGTTCTTATTTTAAACTGTATTCGTAAATTTGATCCTCATCCTGCCCATTTCGTGCTTGCCGATGTTATCAAACTTTACGAAGAGCTAAAACCTAAGAAATTATTTCTAACACACATCAGTCATCATTTTGGTCTGCATGATATTGAAGATAAGTTACTTCCTGACGGAATACACCTTGCCTACGATGGTTTGGAGATAAAATTCTAA
- a CDS encoding TonB-dependent receptor: MYQKLTPKQKALTINLDPTIYGTFAEIGAGQETVRHFFRAGGASGTIAKAMSAYDKDFSDAIYGKEVKNRYVTQNRLRKMLRYEVSLIEERISRENSPNRKFFSYANTVTTINFDKTVKGHGWVGIRFQVKENEDYNEVVIHVKFKENDATLQQETLGNLGVNLIFGAFTYFDNPRRLIESLYDDVATDNLEIDMIDFSGPAFAYVDNRLMSLQLVKNNMTDAVIFNSQGNNMLPADVLYKKNIFAVRGSFRPVTRVNIDMLRNGMEMFLKDAICTHEETEVLIEITISNLRADGDIDERDFLDRVDVLGKLGYTVIISNFSEYYRLIDYFSHYTNGDIGVAMGVNNMLMVFDEKYYKDLSGGILEAFGKFFRNGMRVYLYPYKDPETHELLDSENLKVEESLKELYKYFKLNNRIVDIKNYDPEFLEIYSREILRKIACNVSGWENQVPEGVAEMIKERGMFGYKQELSLKQFS; encoded by the coding sequence ATGTATCAGAAATTAACTCCTAAACAAAAAGCATTAACAATTAATCTAGATCCTACCATTTATGGTACTTTCGCAGAAATTGGAGCAGGGCAGGAAACTGTGCGGCACTTTTTTAGAGCAGGAGGAGCTTCCGGTACAATTGCTAAGGCGATGTCAGCTTATGACAAAGATTTTAGTGATGCGATCTACGGAAAAGAGGTTAAAAACAGATATGTAACCCAAAACAGACTTCGAAAAATGCTTCGCTACGAAGTTTCATTAATTGAAGAAAGAATTTCCAGAGAAAACAGCCCAAACAGAAAGTTTTTTTCTTATGCAAATACCGTTACCACAATAAATTTTGATAAAACCGTAAAAGGTCACGGCTGGGTGGGAATACGTTTTCAGGTCAAAGAAAACGAAGATTATAATGAGGTGGTCATTCACGTTAAATTTAAAGAGAACGATGCTACTTTACAGCAGGAAACTCTTGGAAATTTAGGTGTAAATCTTATTTTTGGAGCATTTACCTATTTTGATAATCCCCGAAGATTGATAGAATCTCTTTATGATGACGTCGCTACAGACAATCTTGAGATTGATATGATCGATTTTAGTGGTCCCGCTTTCGCTTACGTTGATAACAGACTTATGTCTTTACAATTGGTGAAAAACAACATGACCGATGCTGTGATTTTTAATTCCCAGGGAAATAATATGCTTCCTGCAGATGTTTTGTACAAGAAAAACATTTTTGCAGTCAGAGGAAGTTTCAGACCTGTGACAAGGGTGAATATTGATATGCTCAGGAACGGAATGGAAATGTTTCTGAAAGATGCTATTTGTACTCACGAGGAAACCGAAGTTCTGATCGAAATTACCATTTCAAACCTTCGTGCTGACGGTGATATCGACGAAAGAGATTTCTTAGACAGAGTAGATGTTCTTGGGAAATTAGGTTATACGGTAATTATCTCAAACTTCTCAGAATATTACAGATTGATCGATTATTTTTCTCATTATACCAATGGTGACATCGGTGTTGCGATGGGCGTGAATAATATGTTGATGGTATTTGATGAAAAATATTATAAAGATTTATCAGGTGGAATTCTTGAAGCTTTTGGTAAATTTTTCAGAAACGGAATGAGAGTTTATCTATATCCTTACAAAGATCCTGAGACCCACGAATTGCTTGATTCTGAGAATCTTAAGGTGGAAGAAAGCCTGAAAGAATTATATAAATATTTCAAATTAAATAACCGTATTGTAGATATTAAAAATTATGATCCGGAATTTTTGGAAATTTATTCAAGAGAAATACTGAGAAAAATAGCATGCAATGTTAGCGGCTGGGAAAATCAGGTGCCGGAAGGTGTTGCCGAAATGATAAAAGAAAGAGGAATGTTCGGTTACAAACAGGAACTTTCTCTAAAACAATTTTCTTAA
- a CDS encoding GAF domain-containing protein gives MSELKKRLSSILESPKHNTEEKLEKVCHLLDQEISYFNWTGFYFKNGDKNELKLGPYVGAETDHIIIPYGKGICGQVAVSNETFIVPDVHLQDNYLSCSIDTKAEIVVPIFKNGENIGQIDIDSHTIDPFTKEDLELLEWLCNEVSKIL, from the coding sequence ATGTCTGAACTAAAAAAAAGACTTTCGTCTATTCTTGAAAGTCCGAAACATAACACGGAAGAGAAACTTGAAAAAGTTTGCCATCTGCTAGACCAAGAAATTTCATATTTTAACTGGACGGGTTTTTACTTCAAAAACGGAGATAAAAACGAGCTAAAATTGGGACCTTACGTTGGTGCAGAGACTGATCATATCATCATTCCGTATGGAAAAGGAATTTGTGGACAGGTTGCAGTTTCAAACGAAACGTTCATCGTTCCTGATGTTCATTTACAGGATAATTATCTAAGCTGTTCGATCGATACAAAAGCAGAAATCGTAGTTCCTATTTTCAAAAACGGTGAAAATATTGGTCAGATCGATATAGATTCTCACACCATCGATCCTTTTACTAAAGAAGATTTAGAATTGCTCGAATGGCTTTGTAATGAAGTTTCGAAGATTTTGTAA
- a CDS encoding ABC transporter substrate-binding protein → MKVISLVPSITEAIFDLGLTEKEVIGRTKFCIHPEEKVRNVEIIGGTKNLNLEKIKALKPDLILSNKEENVKDQVEVLMKDFKVSVYNTETIEDNYYLVKNLGLLFNKEERAQLFNLKIYEVLSLAKIGKKIKAAYLIWKNPYMTIGSDTFIHNVLSEIGFENIFKNQTRYPEIQVEDLAEADVIMLSSEPFPFKEKHITELKEFYPDKKIIIVDGEAFSWYGTHIAKCEDYFKKLIAEFNH, encoded by the coding sequence ATGAAAGTTATTTCTCTCGTACCTTCAATTACGGAAGCCATATTTGATTTGGGTTTAACAGAAAAAGAAGTCATCGGCAGGACAAAATTTTGTATACATCCTGAAGAAAAGGTTAGAAATGTAGAGATTATCGGTGGAACAAAAAATCTTAACCTTGAAAAAATTAAAGCTTTAAAACCTGATTTAATTTTATCCAACAAAGAAGAAAACGTTAAAGATCAGGTGGAAGTTTTGATGAAAGATTTCAAGGTGAGCGTTTATAATACGGAAACTATAGAAGATAATTATTATCTGGTCAAAAACTTGGGTTTACTTTTTAATAAAGAAGAAAGAGCACAGCTTTTTAATCTTAAAATCTATGAAGTTCTTAGTCTTGCTAAAATTGGTAAAAAAATAAAAGCAGCCTATTTAATTTGGAAAAATCCTTACATGACGATTGGTTCAGACACGTTCATTCACAATGTTTTATCTGAAATAGGTTTCGAAAACATTTTTAAAAACCAAACCCGTTATCCGGAAATTCAGGTTGAAGATTTAGCTGAGGCAGACGTCATTATGCTTTCTTCAGAACCTTTTCCTTTTAAAGAAAAACATATTACAGAACTGAAAGAATTTTATCCTGATAAAAAAATAATCATCGTTGATGGTGAAGCTTTTTCCTGGTATGGGACGCATATTGCGAAGTGTGAGGATTATTTTAAGAAATTAATTGCTGAATTTAATCATTAA
- the mgtE gene encoding magnesium transporter, which translates to MKKIQVLNYIDELTFNPADIAERLSELHADERLLAFLKVPKEYKADVFSHLDPDFQEETIRSIGSDDVSEILNAMTPDDRTALFEDFPDELIKYSINHLNPQERRIALKLLGYDSDSIARLMTPYYIQIRKEWTVKRCLQQIKKVGKRVETINHLYVVDERNRLIDDLALGSLLLVEDDTLVSDLTDNQFVAIKTTTSKEDAVQYFEKYDRTALPIITDAGVLVGIVTIDDILDQIESQNTEDIQKFGGVEALDDPYIQTHWFEMIKKRGLWLIVLFFLQLITASVMGYYENEIEKAVVLALFIPLIISSGGNSGSQAATLIIRAMALQEITIKDWWIVMKKELVTGLILGTFLGVIGFFRIMIWHEMGWFNYGDYWFFIALSAGMSLSMIVLWGTLSGSMVPFILKKFNLDPATSSAPFVATLVDVTGLIIYFTIAGMFLTGKLL; encoded by the coding sequence ATCAAAAAAATTCAGGTTTTGAATTATATAGACGAACTTACCTTTAATCCAGCCGATATTGCCGAACGACTTAGCGAACTTCACGCCGACGAACGTTTACTGGCTTTTCTGAAAGTTCCGAAAGAATACAAAGCCGATGTTTTCTCTCACTTAGATCCAGATTTTCAGGAAGAAACTATTCGAAGTATCGGCAGCGATGATGTTTCGGAAATCCTCAATGCGATGACTCCAGACGACCGGACAGCTCTTTTTGAAGATTTTCCGGACGAATTGATAAAATACTCTATCAATCACCTTAATCCGCAGGAAAGACGAATTGCATTAAAACTTTTGGGTTACGATTCTGATTCTATTGCCCGTCTGATGACACCTTACTACATCCAGATCAGAAAAGAATGGACGGTAAAAAGATGCCTACAACAGATCAAAAAAGTCGGAAAAAGAGTGGAAACTATCAATCATTTGTATGTGGTTGATGAGAGAAACCGATTGATTGACGATTTGGCATTGGGAAGTTTACTCTTAGTCGAAGATGACACTTTGGTTTCTGATCTCACAGACAATCAGTTTGTTGCAATTAAAACTACAACATCAAAAGAAGATGCTGTTCAGTATTTTGAAAAATACGACAGAACGGCTCTTCCTATTATTACAGACGCCGGAGTTTTGGTAGGTATTGTAACAATTGACGATATTTTAGATCAAATTGAATCTCAAAACACAGAAGATATTCAGAAATTTGGAGGTGTGGAAGCTTTGGATGATCCTTATATTCAGACGCATTGGTTTGAAATGATTAAAAAGAGAGGTTTATGGCTGATCGTTTTATTTTTTCTGCAATTAATCACCGCTTCTGTGATGGGATATTACGAGAATGAAATTGAAAAAGCCGTAGTCTTAGCACTTTTTATACCTTTAATTATATCAAGCGGCGGAAATTCTGGTTCGCAGGCCGCAACTTTGATTATCCGAGCAATGGCACTTCAGGAAATCACCATTAAAGACTGGTGGATCGTGATGAAGAAAGAATTGGTCACAGGCTTAATATTAGGAACCTTTTTAGGAGTAATCGGTTTTTTCAGAATTATGATCTGGCACGAAATGGGCTGGTTTAATTATGGCGATTATTGGTTTTTCATCGCACTCAGCGCAGGAATGTCGCTTTCTATGATTGTACTTTGGGGAACTTTATCCGGTTCTATGGTTCCTTTTATTCTTAAAAAATTCAATCTCGATCCTGCAACTTCTTCTGCACCATTTGTTGCCACATTGGTTGACGTTACAGGTTTAATTATCTATTTTACCATTGCCGGAATGTTCTTAACCGGAAAACTTTTGTAA
- a CDS encoding pyruvate decarboxylase: MKKVLHYILIFTVFITSISSVNAQKSNTHDKIKKILYFNPEVEPDLEEIKDPTNYAFFSAVSDNVSSFRKNKMLKSEVQVSYDSIDSKTILEYSKNNDADFVIVPKVKYFKVGLGKYVFSNQVVVSLKLFDAEGNFIASSDYDTYRKNMRLLGSTENSIKIGTNGAMKSILKELRKQKPSSEAGF, translated from the coding sequence ATGAAAAAAGTTCTACACTATATCCTGATTTTCACTGTATTTATCACCAGTATTTCTTCTGTGAATGCACAGAAAAGCAATACGCATGACAAAATTAAAAAGATTCTGTACTTTAATCCTGAAGTAGAGCCAGATTTAGAGGAAATTAAAGATCCTACCAATTATGCATTTTTCAGCGCAGTTTCGGATAATGTAAGTTCATTCAGAAAAAATAAAATGCTGAAATCTGAAGTTCAGGTTTCCTATGACAGTATAGATTCTAAGACGATTCTTGAGTACAGTAAAAACAATGATGCTGATTTCGTTATAGTTCCGAAGGTAAAATATTTCAAAGTGGGTCTGGGAAAATACGTTTTCTCAAATCAGGTGGTCGTAAGTTTAAAGCTTTTTGACGCAGAAGGAAATTTCATTGCATCCTCAGATTATGACACTTACCGAAAAAACATGCGTCTTTTGGGTTCTACGGAAAACTCTATAAAAATTGGAACAAATGGAGCGATGAAAAGTATCCTGAAAGAGCTACGCAAACAAAAACCCTCATCAGAAGCTGGTTTTTAG
- the rpsO gene encoding 30S ribosomal protein S15 — MYLTTEKKAEIFAKHGKSAQDTGSAEGQVALFTYRINHLSQHLKANRHDFNTERSLVKLVGKRKSLLDYLKKKDITRYRAIIAELGLRK, encoded by the coding sequence ATGTACTTAACAACAGAAAAAAAAGCAGAAATTTTCGCAAAACATGGAAAATCTGCACAAGACACAGGGAGCGCTGAAGGACAGGTAGCTCTTTTCACTTACAGAATCAACCACTTATCTCAGCACTTGAAGGCTAATCGTCATGATTTCAATACTGAAAGATCTTTGGTGAAATTAGTAGGTAAAAGAAAAAGCTTATTAGATTATCTTAAGAAAAAAGATATTACAAGATATAGAGCAATTATTGCTGAACTTGGTTTAAGAAAATAA
- a CDS encoding acyloxyacyl hydrolase, whose protein sequence is MRYFYLFFLVFTSAFLFSQDLDSIPKSNLQGTISFQVGKFLGTNDYLKTLTHREFIGASAELTVQTDGSQEWHRRFGRPYYGGGIIAFNYLKNSEMGKPFAVYGTFGGTMSRAKTHSWNYETSAGFAFNWTPYDLKKGYNNQTFGSSVSIYINLGASYKRYLGKHFDLGLGLNFNHFSNGALKLPNKGMNTFSPKLSLTYNFNERLIPKEDSLSAFDKYSTLDVNVFGAVRHSIFYGKDPGFEDFDVDMIRKFEGKYYQNWGVETVYHRQLTYKSSLGLGAGIMYDEDYNHRFYQDEYGVIQSTRRFKKDHLLLHVFPSYRLSISKFSIQLQPGFYIFKKEIDRRYDKTIFYQRVGFQYTIGRNLLVGIALRSFKFHKADYIEWRLGYRIFNKKNL, encoded by the coding sequence TTGAGATACTTTTACCTGTTTTTTCTGGTTTTCACATCTGCTTTTTTGTTTTCGCAGGATTTAGATTCAATTCCAAAATCAAATTTGCAGGGAACAATAAGTTTTCAGGTCGGAAAATTTTTAGGAACAAACGACTACCTGAAAACACTTACTCACAGAGAATTTATCGGTGCTTCGGCAGAACTTACAGTGCAGACAGACGGAAGTCAGGAGTGGCACAGACGATTCGGCAGACCATATTACGGTGGAGGTATAATCGCTTTTAATTACCTCAAAAATAGTGAGATGGGTAAACCTTTCGCTGTATACGGTACATTTGGCGGAACAATGAGCCGGGCAAAAACTCATTCCTGGAATTACGAAACAAGTGCAGGTTTTGCTTTCAACTGGACTCCTTACGACTTGAAAAAAGGGTACAATAATCAGACATTCGGCTCTTCTGTGAGTATCTATATTAATCTAGGAGCTAGCTACAAACGTTACTTGGGGAAACATTTCGACTTAGGTTTAGGCCTGAATTTTAATCATTTCTCAAACGGTGCTTTGAAACTTCCCAATAAAGGAATGAATACTTTTTCTCCTAAACTTTCCTTAACCTATAATTTTAATGAAAGGCTGATTCCTAAAGAAGATTCTCTCTCTGCTTTTGATAAATATTCTACTCTGGATGTCAATGTTTTTGGCGCAGTGAGACATTCTATTTTTTATGGAAAAGATCCGGGATTTGAAGATTTTGATGTTGATATGATCAGAAAATTTGAAGGTAAATATTACCAGAATTGGGGAGTAGAGACCGTTTACCACAGACAACTTACTTATAAGTCGTCTCTTGGCTTGGGAGCAGGTATCATGTATGACGAAGACTATAATCATAGATTTTATCAGGATGAATACGGAGTAATCCAGAGTACAAGAAGATTTAAAAAAGACCATCTTTTACTGCATGTTTTTCCTTCTTACCGTCTTTCGATCTCAAAATTTTCTATTCAGCTGCAGCCGGGATTTTATATCTTTAAAAAAGAAATAGACCGTCGTTACGATAAAACAATTTTTTATCAGCGAGTTGGCTTTCAATACACCATTGGAAGAAATCTTCTGGTGGGAATTGCATTAAGATCTTTCAAATTTCATAAAGCAGATTATATTGAATGGAGACTTGGTTACAGGATTTTTAATAAGAAAAATTTATGA
- a CDS encoding polyribonucleotide nucleotidyltransferase yields MSIPQAITETIILADGREITIETGKLAKQADGSVVVKIGGTMLLATVVASKEAKDGVDFLPLTVDYREKFYAGGKIPGNFFRREARPSDQEILTMRLVDRVLRPLFPEDFHAEVQVMISLISYDGLSIPDDLAGLAASAAIAITDIPFNGPMSEVRVVRIDGKLAVNPNYEDLKLADLDIMVGATKDSIVMVEGEMKEISEAEMLEAIQFAHVEIKKQVEAQERLAEKVGKSLPKREYSHENHDEAIREKVWKETYDKVYEVAKIPSGKEERGEKFKAVLAEFLSQYVEHAEELERVTPFAKVYFHDVEKEAMRQMILNDKIRLDGRDPQTIRPIWSEIDYLPGAHGSAIFTRGETQSLTAVTLGSVKDANMVDSVMVNYDERFFLHYNFPPFSTGEARPLRGTSRREVGHGNLAQRALANMIPEENPYTIRIVSDILESNGSSSMATVCAGTLALMDAGVQIKKPVSGIAMGLVTDVKSGKFTVLSDILGDEDHLGDMDFKVTGTADGITACQMDIKVQGLTMEIMEKALLQARDGRLHILDKLNETISAPREDVKPHAPKMVMLEISKDFIGAVIGPGGKIIQQMQKDTDTVIAIEEVGEIGRIEISGVSREKINEAIARINEITFVPTVGEVYQGKVVKVMDFGAFVAIAKGTEGLLHISEIEWARLDKVPYKEGDEVEVKFMGYDDRKKMKLSRKVLLPRPERPAQKPRNEGNVNPEGKDQPGEHKPLNEPQQD; encoded by the coding sequence ATGAGTATACCTCAAGCAATTACAGAAACGATCATTCTTGCAGACGGCAGAGAGATCACAATCGAAACAGGAAAACTGGCGAAACAAGCTGACGGTTCTGTTGTAGTAAAAATCGGCGGAACAATGCTTTTAGCAACTGTTGTAGCCAGCAAAGAAGCAAAAGATGGTGTAGATTTCTTACCATTAACAGTAGATTACAGAGAAAAATTCTACGCAGGCGGAAAAATCCCCGGAAACTTTTTCAGAAGAGAAGCGAGACCATCTGATCAGGAAATCCTGACGATGCGTTTGGTAGACAGAGTTCTAAGACCATTATTCCCTGAAGATTTCCATGCGGAAGTTCAGGTGATGATTTCATTAATTTCTTATGACGGACTTTCAATTCCAGATGATTTAGCAGGTCTTGCAGCTTCGGCAGCAATTGCGATCACTGATATTCCTTTCAACGGACCAATGTCTGAAGTAAGAGTCGTAAGAATCGATGGAAAATTAGCAGTAAATCCTAATTATGAAGATCTTAAATTGGCTGACCTTGACATCATGGTGGGAGCAACTAAAGATTCTATCGTAATGGTGGAAGGTGAGATGAAAGAAATTTCTGAAGCAGAAATGCTTGAAGCTATTCAATTCGCTCACGTTGAAATTAAAAAACAAGTTGAAGCTCAGGAAAGATTGGCTGAAAAAGTAGGCAAATCTTTACCAAAAAGAGAATACAGCCACGAAAATCACGACGAAGCAATTCGTGAGAAAGTGTGGAAAGAAACATACGATAAAGTATACGAAGTAGCAAAAATTCCTTCAGGAAAAGAGGAGAGAGGTGAGAAATTCAAAGCTGTTTTAGCTGAATTCCTGTCTCAATATGTAGAACATGCTGAAGAATTAGAAAGAGTGACTCCTTTTGCAAAAGTATATTTCCACGATGTGGAAAAAGAAGCGATGCGTCAGATGATTTTGAATGATAAAATACGTCTTGATGGTCGTGATCCTCAAACGATTCGTCCGATCTGGAGCGAAATCGATTATTTACCGGGAGCTCACGGTTCTGCAATCTTCACAAGAGGTGAAACTCAGTCTTTAACTGCTGTAACTTTAGGTTCGGTAAAAGATGCGAACATGGTAGACAGCGTAATGGTAAATTATGACGAAAGATTTTTCTTACATTATAACTTCCCGCCGTTCTCAACAGGTGAAGCTCGTCCTTTGAGAGGAACTTCAAGAAGAGAAGTTGGTCACGGAAACTTAGCTCAGAGAGCTTTGGCAAACATGATCCCGGAAGAAAATCCTTATACAATCCGTATCGTTTCTGATATTTTAGAATCAAACGGTTCATCTTCTATGGCAACTGTTTGTGCAGGAACTTTAGCATTGATGGATGCGGGTGTTCAAATTAAAAAACCGGTTTCAGGTATTGCAATGGGATTGGTAACTGATGTAAAATCAGGGAAATTCACTGTACTTTCTGATATCTTAGGTGATGAAGATCACTTGGGAGATATGGACTTTAAAGTAACCGGAACAGCAGACGGTATCACCGCTTGCCAGATGGATATCAAAGTTCAGGGATTGACTATGGAAATTATGGAAAAAGCGCTTCTACAGGCTAGAGACGGAAGATTACATATTCTTGATAAATTAAACGAAACAATTTCTGCACCAAGAGAAGACGTGAAGCCTCACGCTCCGAAAATGGTGATGTTAGAGATCTCTAAAGATTTCATCGGTGCCGTTATCGGACCTGGTGGAAAAATCATTCAGCAAATGCAGAAAGATACGGATACGGTTATTGCAATCGAGGAAGTTGGAGAAATCGGAAGAATCGAGATTTCTGGTGTTAGCAGAGAGAAAATCAACGAAGCGATCGCAAGAATCAACGAGATTACTTTTGTACCGACTGTAGGTGAAGTTTACCAAGGTAAAGTAGTAAAAGTAATGGATTTCGGAGCATTCGTAGCGATCGCAAAAGGTACAGAAGGTCTTCTTCACATCTCTGAAATCGAGTGGGCTCGTCTGGATAAAGTTCCTTATAAAGAAGGTGACGAAGTTGAGGTGAAATTTATGGGTTATGATGACCGTAAAAAAATGAAACTTTCTAGAAAAGTTTTGTTGCCAAGACCAGAAAGACCGGCTCAAAAACCGAGAAATGAAGGTAACGTAAATCCTGAAGGTAAAGACCAGCCGGGAGAACACAAGCCTTTGAACGAACCACAACAGGACTAA
- a CDS encoding cold-shock protein, producing the protein MADSFSKKENFKKKLQKQKEKAIRREDRKNTNDKGKSLDDMIMYVDANGQLTSTPPDNSNAEAINLDNIQLGAAPIQEEDPIKSGIVTFFSDKGYGFITEDNSKENVFFHSNNCIDIIKKGNKVSFEKERSPKGFSAINIKIIR; encoded by the coding sequence ATGGCGGATTCTTTCTCAAAAAAAGAAAACTTTAAGAAAAAATTACAGAAGCAAAAGGAAAAAGCGATACGTCGCGAAGACCGAAAAAATACCAATGACAAAGGAAAAAGTCTTGATGACATGATCATGTATGTAGATGCAAACGGTCAGTTAACAAGTACACCTCCGGATAACTCTAATGCAGAGGCTATCAATTTGGATAACATTCAGTTGGGTGCAGCTCCTATTCAGGAGGAAGATCCAATCAAGTCTGGTATCGTTACATTTTTCAGTGACAAAGGATACGGGTTTATCACAGAAGATAATTCTAAAGAAAATGTATTCTTCCACAGTAACAACTGTATTGATATCATCAAGAAAGGAAACAAGGTGTCTTTCGAAAAAGAAAGATCACCAAAAGGTTTTTCTGCAATTAATATCAAAATCATCAGATAG
- a CDS encoding nucleotidyltransferase domain-containing protein yields the protein MTIHSLTSRELILFQSISGSRSFGLATENSDTDIRGVYFLPKEDFFGLNYIPQISNETNDISYYEIGRFVELLQKNNPNILEILASPEDCIQHTNPLMDLLKSEDFLSKLCKDTFAGYAISQIKKAKGLNKKILNPVEKERKSILDFCYILENNGSIPLKKWLLESDLSPERCGLVSIDNTKGMFALFYNESGDLNYKGIIQNEEANQVSLSSIPKGEKSEAFMFCNLDAYSTYCKDYREYWKWVSERNEDRYNVNQNHGQNYDSKNMMHTIRLLQSCEQIFKTNSLNIRVEKRDELLDIKAGNWSYDAVMKKAEGLIRSIEYYHLKSSLPEHPNLEKTTKILVEIRENLYK from the coding sequence ATGACCATCCATAGCCTAACATCCCGTGAATTGATACTCTTCCAATCTATCTCCGGAAGCCGCTCTTTCGGGCTCGCCACAGAAAACTCAGATACAGACATCCGTGGAGTATATTTCTTACCAAAAGAAGACTTTTTTGGGTTAAACTATATTCCGCAGATTTCTAATGAAACGAATGATATTTCATACTATGAGATCGGGAGATTTGTAGAATTATTACAGAAAAATAATCCTAATATTCTGGAAATTCTGGCAAGTCCGGAAGACTGTATTCAACATACAAATCCGTTGATGGATTTGTTGAAATCTGAAGATTTCCTATCGAAATTATGCAAAGACACTTTTGCGGGTTATGCGATTTCACAGATCAAAAAAGCAAAAGGACTCAATAAAAAGATTTTAAATCCTGTCGAAAAGGAAAGAAAATCGATCCTGGATTTCTGTTATATTTTAGAAAACAATGGTTCGATTCCATTAAAAAAATGGCTTCTAGAAAGTGATCTTTCGCCAGAGAGATGCGGATTGGTGAGCATCGACAATACCAAAGGAATGTTTGCACTTTTCTACAACGAATCAGGAGATTTAAACTATAAAGGAATTATCCAGAATGAAGAAGCTAATCAGGTTTCTCTGTCATCAATTCCAAAAGGAGAAAAATCGGAAGCTTTTATGTTTTGTAATCTCGACGCCTACTCCACCTACTGCAAAGATTACCGTGAATATTGGAAATGGGTTTCAGAACGTAACGAAGATCGCTACAACGTCAACCAAAACCACGGACAAAACTATGACAGCAAAAACATGATGCACACGATTCGTCTTTTGCAGTCTTGTGAACAGATTTTTAAAACCAATTCCTTAAATATTCGTGTGGAAAAACGCGATGAATTATTAGACATAAAAGCCGGAAACTGGTCGTATGATGCCGTAATGAAAAAAGCTGAAGGATTGATTCGGTCGATTGAATATTATCACTTAAAGTCATCTCTTCCTGAACATCCCAATTTAGAAAAGACAACAAAAATTTTAGTGGAGATTAGAGAAAACCTCTATAAATAA